The following coding sequences are from one Salvia hispanica cultivar TCC Black 2014 chromosome 3, UniMelb_Shisp_WGS_1.0, whole genome shotgun sequence window:
- the LOC125214340 gene encoding transcription termination factor MTERF15, mitochondrial has translation MAIRFKPFFNNITKSSICFTPPFQNRLLLFQSISTNSPSHHEYLNPLCNRFQRYGFQPHELPNFLKKNEFLQNSTPQEIEKYFKILQSLNPSREFLVSTVTSCPRVLHFEFLENWKLGINQLGIHNISWIAISNILELASKFGLRPNDVSRRVGCFKGLGFSEATVNRVLENVPMAIMSAEDDLRKKVEFLMGIGVRGSEIDRVVCLYPRILALGVEKRLKPLLDEFSDLGFSLSDVRREVVREPQVLGLENGELSHCLEMLRSLKCRLAIKDSIFGDGEFRAGYRVKLRVDCLRKHGLIYRDAFTVLWKEPRVILYDIKDIEKKIEFLVGKMKFGIECLVEVPEYLGANFDKQIVPRFNVIDHLRSRGGLGDEVGLRKLVKMSRLNFYNMYVKPYPDHEKIYGRFAEKPAVRSRHSVGMWKLFRPQKYPATEEDVENIRHFMESLPK, from the coding sequence ATGGCGATTCGATTCAAACCCTTCTTTAACAACATCACAAAGTCATCAATTTGCTTCACTCCTCCATTCCAAAATCGGTTATTATTATTCCAATCCATCTCCACAAATTCACCATCCCATCACGAATATCTGAATCCTCTTTGCAATCGCTTCCAAAGGTATGGCTTCCAGCCGCACGAGCTCCCTAATTTCCTAAAAAAGAACGAATTTTTACAGAATTCAACCCCCcaagaaatagaaaagtatTTCAAGATCTTGCAATCGTTAAACCCCTCTCGAGAATTCCTTGTTTCGACAGTAACCAGTTGTCCCAGAGTTCTACACTTTGAATTCTTGGAAAACTGGAAATTGGGTATTAATCAGTTGGGTATCCACAATATTTCATGGATTGCAATTAGTAACATTCTTGAGTTAGCCTCGAAATTTGGGTTGAGGCCAAATGATGTTTCTAGGCGTGTGGGGTGTTTCAAGGGTTTGGGGTTTAGTGAGGCCACTGTCAATAGGGTTTTAGAGAATGTGCCTATGGCGATCATGTCGGCTGAGGATGATCTGCGCAAAAAAGTTGAGTTCTTGATGGGAATTGGAGTCCGGGGAAGTGAAATCGATAGGGTTGTGTGTTTATATCCTAGGATTcttgcattgggagtggagaAGCGATTGAAGCCATTGCTTGATGAGTTTTCGGATTTGGGATTCAGCTTGAGTGATGTTAGGAGGGAGGTGGTGAGAGAGCCACAAGTTCTTGGTTTGGAAAATGGGGAGCTCTCGCATTGTTTGGAGATGCTACGAAGCTTGAAATGCCGGCTGGCGATCAAGGACAGTATTTTTGGGGATGGAGAGTTTAGGGCCGGGTACAGAGTGAAGCTGAGGGTTGATTGCTTGAGGAAACACGGCTTGATATATAGAGATGCGTTTACGGTCTTGTGGAAGGAGCCTCGGGTGATCCTCTATGACATAAAGGATATCGAGAAGAAGATTGAGTTTTTGGTTGGCAAGATGAAGTTTGGTATTGAATGTTTGGTTGAGGTTCCTGAGTACCTGGGAGCGAACTTTGATAAGCAGATCGTTCCTCGTTTTAATGTGATCGATCATTTGAGGTCGAGAGGCGGACTGGGGGACGAGGTTGGTTTGAGGAAGTTGGTTAAGATGAGTAGGTTGAACTTCTATAACATGTATGTGAAGCCATATCCGGACCATGAGAAGATATACGGAAGGTTTGCGGAGAAACCTGCAGTTCGAAGTCGACATTCTGTTGGAATGTGGAAGCTTTTTAGGCCACAAAAGTATCCAGCAACAGAAGAAGATGTTGAGAACATTAGGCATTTCATGGAATCATTGCCAAAATGA